One genomic window of Thermodesulfovibrionales bacterium includes the following:
- a CDS encoding CopD family protein, with the protein MGVFIHSVPGWLELLALAFCIGVLACRLWFFTPSAGAAFPDEERILTGMWRTFCIALAVMLGSSMIDLLMRGSEMSGKPIAAVFPLLPAVISRTHLGRVWLIRIAALLLLALTLTAGRRFRDARSFLAFVLGLTLVASMTESASGHASDKGDFSLREIMDWLHLLGTSVWGGGLLVLSLFVAPALLRPGDRSAQCIAGVAQRFSRIAAVAVATVALTALYNVWTYVGSFEALLKAPYGRTVLAKTALFLLLINLGAFNHYINVPLLQQWAGKSMDIRGIIDRAVRRLVVPFFGNQPGY; encoded by the coding sequence ATGGGCGTGTTCATTCATAGTGTTCCCGGATGGCTTGAGCTTCTTGCACTGGCCTTCTGCATAGGGGTCCTCGCCTGCCGTCTCTGGTTTTTTACCCCATCGGCAGGCGCGGCCTTTCCGGACGAGGAAAGAATCCTCACGGGTATGTGGCGGACGTTCTGCATCGCCCTAGCCGTGATGCTTGGAAGCAGCATGATCGATCTGCTCATGCGCGGCTCAGAGATGAGCGGTAAGCCCATAGCGGCCGTCTTCCCCCTTCTCCCTGCCGTTATTTCCCGCACCCACCTCGGGCGTGTCTGGCTCATCCGCATTGCGGCTCTTCTCCTGCTGGCACTCACTCTTACTGCGGGCAGACGGTTCCGTGATGCACGGTCTTTCCTTGCCTTTGTGCTCGGCCTTACCCTCGTTGCCTCGATGACCGAGAGCGCATCAGGACATGCATCGGACAAGGGTGACTTTAGTCTGCGCGAGATCATGGACTGGCTCCACCTCCTCGGCACTTCGGTCTGGGGCGGAGGCCTTCTTGTTCTTTCGCTCTTTGTTGCCCCTGCCCTTTTAAGGCCGGGAGATCGTTCCGCACAATGCATCGCGGGTGTTGCCCAGAGGTTTTCAAGAATTGCCGCCGTTGCGGTGGCAACCGTTGCACTCACTGCGCTCTATAATGTATGGACCTATGTGGGCAGCTTTGAAGCCTTGTTGAAAGCGCCCTACGGACGAACAGTGCTTGCAAAGACCGCATTGTTTCTTCTCCTCATTAACCTCGGCGCCTTTAATCACTACATAAATGTTCCGCTCCTGCAGCAATGGGCAGGGAAATCCATGGATATCAGGGGCATCATCGACCGTGCAGTTAGGCGGTTGGTCGTACCTTTTTTCGGCAATCAGCCTGGGTACA
- a CDS encoding copper resistance CopC family protein: MKRFLPVTDHHRGVVLCLLAALCMTPAPALGHAFPEHSDPRVGATIAASPERVRIWFDSDIEPLFSSLMVHDASGRMVDKGDSRVNPSNAALLEVSVPKLAPGAYRVIWSVVARDGHRTNGDYTFVIK, translated from the coding sequence TTGAAAAGATTTCTACCGGTGACGGACCATCACAGGGGTGTTGTGCTCTGTCTTCTTGCGGCGCTGTGCATGACGCCGGCGCCGGCGTTGGGCCATGCCTTCCCCGAGCACTCCGATCCCAGGGTAGGCGCAACGATAGCCGCTTCCCCGGAGCGTGTGCGTATATGGTTCGACAGCGATATCGAGCCGTTATTTTCGTCGCTGATGGTCCATGATGCAAGCGGCAGGATGGTGGATAAGGGGGACAGCCGCGTGAATCCGTCCAACGCAGCGCTCCTCGAGGTGAGCGTGCCGAAATTGGCGCCAGGCGCCTATCGCGTGATCTGGAGCGTGGTCGCAAGGGACGGACACAGGACCAACGGCGACTATACATTTGTGATCAAGTAG
- a CDS encoding Fe-S-containing protein, translating into MKRESPYDGKSVRWSLSVLLFVFSCLLFCIVSCSRQQPVYQEPFVRGTDIAIDVSTLGYEKPVFFTYHYRGKKINFFIFKTGDRVLSFLDACASCYTSRLGYRAEDGFITCRRCDVRYALSDIEKGFGSCSPIRLEGRLEAGKYLIPVSLLEKAVDKF; encoded by the coding sequence ATGAAAAGAGAGAGCCCTTATGACGGAAAATCTGTAAGATGGTCCCTCTCCGTCCTCTTGTTCGTCTTTTCCTGTCTTCTCTTCTGTATTGTCTCGTGCTCCAGGCAGCAGCCGGTCTATCAGGAGCCTTTTGTCAGGGGGACCGACATTGCTATCGACGTGAGCACCCTCGGTTACGAAAAACCGGTCTTTTTCACCTACCATTACCGGGGGAAGAAGATAAACTTCTTTATCTTTAAGACCGGTGATAGAGTTCTTTCCTTCCTCGATGCATGCGCAAGCTGCTACACCTCAAGGCTGGGGTACCGTGCTGAGGACGGTTTCATAACATGCCGAAGGTGCGATGTCCGGTATGCCCTGTCAGATATCGAAAAAGGATTCGGTAGTTGTTCCCCGATACGGCTCGAGGGCCGTCTTGAGGCAGGCAAGTATCTCATCCCTGTTTCTTTGCTCGAAAAAGCGGTCGATAAGTTCTGA